A region of the Macrobrachium nipponense isolate FS-2020 chromosome 14, ASM1510439v2, whole genome shotgun sequence genome:
attagaataaataaatagatgaaataagataaaataaataagaaatataaaaaaataaaaaaatccaacccCGTGTTCGTTCAATACTTCAAGAATTATATTGTCCTTTTGCTAATAAGATTATATTATGTAGCAAGATTTACAGAAGGCTAAAAGAATACTAATAATGCGAGTTACAGGGGTATAAATCGGTAATAGCCAAATCCCGGTTCGAGAGACATTTGACCAAGTACGTAGCCCTTTTTCGTGCCCGAGTTATGCCCTAGAGTTCAGCTGAGGCGCCTCGGACAGACAGTGAAGCATTGTTTTGAATATTGTCGTAAGCTCATCTCGACTGCAGTACAATATTAGTAGACCGAGAGACGCTCGGTGTTTGTGATGCAATGCTCTACAGGACGTTGGTGGATGCTGAAGGTTAAGTTTGAGCGAACTAAAtaaacttctttttcttcttctttttctacaagcttgtccctatttggggtcaCTGTAGTGGTTCTTCAGCACATTGTTCCATCTACCTCGGTCCAGCgcatcctcctcgctcaatcccaactTCCTCATATCTCTCCtcacacagtcaatccatcgcaattttggtctaccCGACCTTCTCCCTGACTGCTAAAAGGCATTTGGCGGCTTACATAACAAAATAGCAAAACTGAAcgtaaagaatttattttatcgtaGTTTGGGAATTGATAGGATTTCgtacaaagaataaataaaaaaaagttttccttacATGAATTGAAATTAAATAGAACTACgagttttgatattttgtatcaAGTTTTATCAATCAAGGCGGACAAAGATTCTAAATAAAGTGTAGAtcataaaattaataagaaaaatagcatTGATATAAGCAATTTCCAAAGGCTTTTAAATACTAAGAAAAGTCAGATTTATAGTCAGATTCTATTTCGGTCAGTAAGCAAAGTCAGATTTATGGTCAGCGTGTTTTTCTGCCCGTAAGTAAAGTCAGATTTATGGTCAGATTGTATTTCTGTCCATAAGCAAAGTCAGATTTATAGTCAGAATCTATTTCTGCCCGTAAGTAAAGTCAAATTTATGGTCGGAATGTATTTCTGCTCATAAGTAAAGTCAGATTTATGTTCAGAATGTATTTCTGCCCGTAAGTAAAGTCAGATTTATGTGCAGAATGTATTTCTGCCCGTAAGTAAAGTCAGATTTATGGTCAGAATGTATTTCTGCCCATTAGTAAAGTCAGATTTATGTTCAAAATGTATTTCTGCCCGTAAGTAAAGTCATATTTATGGTCAGAATGTATTTCTGCCCATAAGTAAAGTCAGATTTATGGTCAGAATGTATTTCTGCTTATAAGCAAAGTCAGATTTATGGTCAGAATGTATTTATGTCTGTAAGCAAAGTCAGATTTATGGTCAGAATGTATTTCTGCCCGTAAGTAAAGTCAGATTTATAGTCAGAATGTATTTCTGCCTGTAAGCAAATTCAGGTTTCAGATTAGAGTGTATTTCTGCCCTCAACCAAAGTCAGATTCAGTGTGGAGATTTGTAAACATGGTTCACTTACTGGCAAGTCTAAACCCCAAGGCTAGAGGTAAAATGGAAAGATTGGCGTGAAATCCTTTCGACGAATTTAGTGAAATGTTGAAACGTTAATCTTTACAGAGTTTTAGTGGGATATAAGACCCAAAGATACTTTCCAGTGTGTTTAGTgaaatccttaattaaccaacttaTCCATTGCTCTTGGAATATATTTGTaacatgaataatgataataaaaattaagggTCCTTGACACTTGCCTTaccagtgagagagagcgagtttgATTTCCGGGAGAGGCAGAATGATTTGGTGCCTCTGATGACCTAGATAATGAAATGAGTACGCAGTCTATTTGTCAACTTTAGTAGGTAGCAGCATTTACCAAGAATCCAAGAGGTATAAACTGAGTGTGTCTATTATTTTTCCAGTGTGTAAATTGTAGTCAACGAGAAATAGTCCATGCTCAGATTTGCTGTCGTTAAGTCAAGAGTCAGCCTCTCTCACTACTTGGCCTGTAAATCAGTATGCTGCAGAAAAGGTTACCCAGAACAGAGGTTCAAAACAGGGACTTGCAATCTCAACCTACATTATAGACTTTAGGGTACAGGCGCGATAAAGCAACCGGCTGTACTGGACACTATACTTACAGTTTCTATAGTGCAGTTATCTCCCGGTCTGATCTTCTTATTATCCGGGCAGATACACGTGAAGCCTTCAGACGTCATGTTGGTAGGGTGACAGGCTATGCCTGCTCCACACGGGTCGTTGGAGCACACGTCAGGAGCGGCCATGGGCCTCGTGAGGGACTCGGCTGCCCAGCCAGGCTCGGAATCCCTGCTCTGGAGCTTCCTCTTGCGAGGCTTACCCGTCTTCGTCGTCAGGACCGGAGCCGTGGTGTTTTTTAGGGCAGTAGGAGGAAGAGCTGTAGGTGCCATTAGAACAGCCGATCTCGCTGTGCTCTGCGAAGAAGCTTCTGACGGAGGACTGCTCTCTGTTGGTCTAatctcttctgctgctgctgctgctggtgaaTTTGCAGGCTGAAGGATGGTATTAGAGGAACGTGGTGGTGGACCTTCCGAGTCCTTCATCGCCTCCTGCGTCTGATCTGGATGACTGGATTTGGTGATGGCGGACAGTATGAGAGTTGGCATTGTGGTTTCCAGGAGCGGCTTGCTGGAAGAAGCGAGACTAGAGAGGAGGAGGGAACTGGAGGTAGAGTTCGGGGTCGGCGTGGTCTGTATTTCGGCgaaaggaagagggggaggaggaggaggaggaggaagccggGTCGTCACTGGGGCAGCTGGCGGTGCCCAGGGTTCGTGAGTCGTCGTATCATTGAGGACGACTTGACCATAGGAGTCAGAGTGATTAGTAGACGGGTGAGACGAGTTGGCGGATGAGACTATGGATGTGTCCTGGTTGAGGATGACGTCGTTTTCACCCATGCTCAGTCTCTCCTCTACAGACTCCGTTTCATCTTTTCGCTGCCACGTTTCGTTGGCTACAGATGTATCTGGAAAGATAAGATAAAATGGTGAATGCCTGAATGATTACCATGAAGCATGGTGTTGAGAgctacattttctctctctctctctctctctctctctctctctttctacacacATAAaaacatgtctatatatatatatatatgtgtatatatatataatatatgtttttgtgtatcGGTGTTATTGTGTGTATGTTAACATGTATTTATGGATGTATAACCGTGTGAGCATAacagcaaataaaacaaaatgtttttaatCTTCACTCATCTGCCAGATCTCAACAAAATATGTAATACCATGGGAAAATTATCTTCTCTTTTTcagtaaaataagaaagaaaaatgcaaatcatAATTCTTTGCGGCCTAAAATGTGGTTCGGTGTCTCGTGAAAAACGGCAAGAGATGAACCAAGAAACGTTAAATTACAATTGTAAgatctcttttaaaaaaaatcagaagtgtATACAAATTTTTCATTGAATAATTAAAGTATCAGCTTTTCATAGCTGAATCTCCTTTACCATCTTATGAAAAAAGCGAATAGAATAAAAGAAACTTCTCCTTCATCGAGGAAATATATGGAACCTGCACTGGGAAACTAAAGTCAAATAACATAAAAGTAAGCTGCTttcttataaacaaaatatttggatACTACACAGGGCAAATAAAGTCAAAACAAGCGGAGGGGGTTGTTGTGGGGCAGGGGGAGGGGAATTAAAAATAAGCCTTTGGGAGGGAAGTATATATACACCTGAAAACCGAgagataaaaaaactttattgccgAACTCCCGAGAGAGAATTATTGGAAGGTCTCAAACCAGAGGGAGAAATAATGGCAGATAAGGGAAGTCTTCTTAAACCTGGTGTTACGGAAGCCTACTCTATTTCTTGTTCATTCTCGTTTCCGAGTTGCTCTAGTTGCTAATTCCTATTCCGGTGGGAATTTCTAGCTGTTTcggtatatttcccttactctgctCCTTCTGAAAGGGTTGGTAAGAAGCTTAGAAAGGCCTCGAAGGGAGTTGATGTGCGCTGGAACAAAGTGGGGGCCAGGAATTCAGGACAATGTTTCGATAGGAAATTGGGTCGTAAAGTCCTCCCGACGAAAATGGGAAGAGGTTTATGTTGTTTACTTTCGTATTGCTTCGTTTAGCGCGAGTGACGTTggttgccttctctctctctctctctctctctctctctctctctctctctctctctctctctttcgctgctTTTGGAATGGTTGCTGGGTTTATATCTTGACATAATTTAGGGGAGGGGACCTTGAATGTCCTTCATAAaacccaacatatatatatatatatacacatacatacatactacatacatactacatatacaaacacacacacacacacactcatacatatatatatatatatatatatatatatatatatatatatatatatatgtatatatatatatatatataattatatatatatatatatatatatatatatatatacatatatatatatatatatatatatatatatatatatatatatatatatatatatatatatatatatatatatatgtatgtatatatacatatatacatatatatatatatatatatatatatatatatatatatatatatatatatatatacatatatatatatatatatatatatatatatatatatgtatatatatatatatatatatatatatatatatatatatatatacatacaaactgaatgtaatttgaaatagtttttgcCATGTTGATAGTCTTCTAATGGAACTGAAGCATTCCTGCCAATAGCAGAttgaagagactcattaaaaacggcgaccccgaataggaataaagctgggaagaagaagaagaagaagaagaagaagaagaagaagaagacgaagaaaaagattTATGAATCGAAAGTCAATATCATTACCTTCTACTGTCATATGTTAATGATGATGAATTTGATCATGTGGTGTATATTAAACAGCCTACTTGAGATGCAGGCTAaagtctatggtcaaatagcgcgttgtttcatcaacgaaaattagaataaataggctctatatatatatatatatatatatatatatatatatatatatatatatatatataggcgtgatccaaccttcagcttactcagggacatgctaaaatctacatatggtcaaatagcgcgttttttttcaccaacgaaaattaaaattaataatttttctgtactgtttaacatgtacattatttatcttttcatattttcatcctaataaataaatcacaaatagcctatcctaacattcctgtatctttaactcaacgcaaaacacctttttcagaccttaatAGGCTTTTCTAAAGACATTTCCTACcgacccaacaacaacaacagcaacaacaacaacagcaacaaactagtttgtaggcttactccccgattaagcgaaaaGAAATTATCAGATAATACAGTCAAGCTGAAAtaatctgtcagggaagttcctCCCGAATCCTGAAATTTTTAAGCGACAGAATCCAAGCATAATTACATCACGCCCACCAGCAGTGAGGTAATTACATTTGCTGATCATTTTGCCCTTTTCTGCTCACTTGCATACGCGACGACGTAATTACACATTACTGGAAAGAATTGAAGTAGGACATCTCACTGACTGTAGTTATTCCTGGGAAGTCTATTTTGTGCGTGTATGGTGAGGTGAAGTTATGTCTACGCTTTGACATTGTTGTCAATCCTTTTTATGGATATTTTATCATGTCACTTTTCATATCCTCATTTATAATAGTTATTAACATTTCTTCAAGTCATTATTCATATTCTCATTTACGATAATTATTGACAAGTCCTAATGTCATTCCTTATATGACATTTATAACAGTTATTAACCTTTCTAATTATTCGTATTACATTGGTAACAGTTATTAACATTTTCTCATGTCATTATT
Encoded here:
- the LOC135226372 gene encoding uncharacterized protein LOC135226372 produces the protein MAVSEGIDVASNENRANDTSVANETWQRKDETESVEERLSMGENDVILNQDTSIVSSANSSHPSTNHSDSYGQVVLNDTTTHEPWAPPAAPVTTRLPPPPPPPPLPFAEIQTTPTPNSTSSSLLLSSLASSSKPLLETTMPTLILSAITKSSHPDQTQEAMKDSEGPPPRSSNTILQPANSPAAAAAEEIRPTESSPPSEASSQSTARSAVLMAPTALPPTALKNTTAPVLTTKTGKPRKRKLQSRDSEPGWAAESLTRPMAAPDVCSNDPCGAGIACHPTNMTSEGFTCICPDNKKIRPGDNCTIETVSIVSSTAGCFIAPVP